The following is a genomic window from Prosthecobacter vanneervenii.
GATGAATTCAGAAATTGGGGAGTGTTTGTACCCCTATGGGTTAATGGTTCCAGGAGAACTCGGTGGCGTTCATGAGGGTCCAGTAGAGGTCGGACATGGCGTTGCTGCGGGTGGAGGTGTTTTTGGCAGAGGCCAGCAGCCCTTTGAAATGCTCCGCCTCGGCGGCCGTGGGGCGGCGGGTGAAGATGGAGAGGTAGGCGGCCTCGACGGCGGAGGCGGTGTCGGGGGCGAGCATGCTGATGCGGGTGCTGGCGTTGATGAAGGGATTTCCAGAGGTGTTGTTGGTGATCATGTTTCCATTCATGAGCAGGAGGCGCTGGGGAATGGTGCCGCCGGAGTCTTCAAAGTTGTCCTCGCCGGAGTCGCCGTAGCGTTTGACGAAGTTGGCGACGTCGATGTCGCGTTTGATGCGGAAGAGGACGTGGGTGTCGGAGTCGATGGTGCTGAGGGAGGCGGCCTGGATGACGCTGCCGGCCATCTGCTCGGGACGGAGGCGGGTGACGGGAAAGGCGGCCCAGGCGTTTTCTGCGGCCGTGGTGACAGGATGATCCGGGTCTGCCGACTGGCTGGACATCTGGAAGGCGCGGGTGCTGACGATGACGCGGATGAGGCGCTGAAGGTCGTAGCGGTGCGTGGTGAAGTCATCGGCGAGGATTTCCATGCCGGGAGGGAATGGGCCATCGAGAGGGATTTCGTCCACGGGTGAGACCAGGGGGCGATTGAAGAGGAGTGCCCACATGCGGTTTACGATGGTGCGGGCGAAGGCTTTGTTTTCTTTGGCGGTGACCCAGGCAGCGAGTCTGGTGCGGGGCTCTCCTTTGGCGGGAAGCAGCTCGGGTTTCCAAGGTACGTGGGGGGAGACCTTGGCCTCCTCGGCCTGGCCGAGATAGCGGACTTTGTAGCTGAGCTTGGGGTCGTCGTGGAGGCCATTGAGTGAAAAGTCGGCCTGACCGAAGAAGGCGGCGAGCTGGTGGAAATCGGTCTGCTTCCAGGTGCTGCCGAGCTTGCCATCGTGGCACTGAACGCAGTCGATGCGAACGCCGAGGAAGGCGCGGCTGACTTTGGCGGCGAGCTTGACCTCATCCGGGCCTTTGTTGTTTTCCCGGGTCACTGAGACGAAATTGACGGCCGGGTTGGTGGTCCAGACGCCGTGGGAGTCGATCAAGGCGCGGGCGATCTGATCGTAGGGACGGTTTTGCTGGATGGAGTCGCTGAGCCACTCGACGAGACGACGGCGGCGATAGATGAAGAACTGGCCGTTTTCGATGCCTACATAGACGCGGGCGAGGCGCTCGGCGAGGTAGTCGCTGGTGCGGCGGTCGGTGAGCAGGTGGGAGAGCCACCACTGGGGCAGGTCCGGCTCTTTCAAGGCCTCCAGCATGCGGACCTCCTCAAGGGAAGGAATGCTGCCGGTGAGAGCGAGAGAGAGCCGCCTGACGATGGTGAGATCGTCCGCCCTGGCGACTGGCTGGAGCTGCCTCTGCGCCCAGTCTTTTTCAAACTCTGCGTCCACTTTGGCGGCTGCGAGCTGGATGTCTGCCTGGGCGGATTTCGAAAGACGCGAGGCGCTGCCCGCCAGCCGCACGGGGGGTGCGAGGAGCTCGGCGACGCCCCAGCAGATACCGACTGCGAGCGCACCGAGGATGACGGCAGTGCGCAGCCAGAGGAGCCAGCTGGGAGTGGGGGAGGCGGAGTTCATGACGGGGCTTTGGGTCGAACCCTTATCTAACACGCAGGGTTATCTTTGGTTTCCTGAGGAAATTTGCAACTATCGGCCTGCTGACCGCTTTCATAGCCGCACCACCATGACTGAGCCTACGCCGCCTCCCCTGCCCTCTGCGCCTGTCGAGGCAGAGCCTGTGCCGATGCAGGAGAAGAGAGGGCTCCTGCAAAAGATGGGCTCTGCGCTGGAGTGGGTGTTTGGCTTTGTGGCGCTGCTGGTGCTGGTGGCGGCGTGCTCGGTGGTGCCGGTGCTGAATTTTCTGAGCCTGGGGTACCTGCTGCATGTGAGCGGGACGGTGGCGCGGAAGGGGCGTTTCCGGGATGGATTTATCGGCGTGCGGAAGGCGGCGGTGCTGGGCAGCATTGCGGCAGGGACGTGGATCGTGGTGTGGCCTGCGCGGCTGGTGTCGAAGATGTGGAAGGATGCGGAACTGATCGCCCCGGGCAGCGGGATGGCGCGGGCGTGGCATGCGGGGCTGGTGGTGGTGATCGCGATCACGCTGGTGCATCTTTTCTGGTCGTGCGTGCGGGGTGGGAAGCTGAGGCACTTTCTGTGGCCGCAGCCGCTGCGCTTTATGCGCTGGCTGCGGACGGGACAGAAGTTTGAGGGGGTGCAGAGCCGGATCACGGACTATGTGGTGGGGCTGCATCTGCCGACTTATTTCTGGCTGGGACTGCGCGGCTTTGTGGGAGCGCTGGCGTGGCTGATCGTGCCGGTGGGTATTCTGCTGGCGGCGACGCGGCTGCCGGTGGGGGGATCGGTGCTGCTGTCTCTGCTGGGTGGTGGGCTGCTGCTGGCGGTGGCGATTCACCTGCCGTTTTTACAGGCGCAGTTTGCGGAGAGCGGGCGGTTTGGCGCGATGTTTGAGCTGCGCGAGGTGCGCCGACTGTTTCTGCGGGCACCGCTGGCGTTTTGGTTTGCGCTCATTATTACGCTGCTGTTTGCGGTGCCGCTTTATTTGCTCAAAATTGAGCTGACGCCGAAGGAGCTGGCGTGGCTGCCGAGCCTGCTGTTTGTGATTTTCATCTTTCCAGCGCGAGTGCTGACGGGCTGGGCGATGAGCCGGGCGACAAGGCGCGAAGAGCCGCGGCACTGGTTTGCACGATGGACGGCGAGGCTGGGGATGGTGCCGGTGGCGGTGTTTTACACGCTGGTGGTTTATTTCACGCCGTACCTGTCATGGAACGGGGCGTGGAGCCTGCTGGAGCAGCACGCGTTTCTGGTGCCTGCGCCGTTGATGGCGCTGTAGGGGGTTTGCAGTTGTTGGCGGTGGTTTGCGGTTGTTTGCAGTGGTTGGCCGGAGTTTCGGAAGGGGGAGCGTTTCCGGTCTAGAGAACGTGGGGACGTTCGGTTTTGCCGCAGAGGGGCAATGAGGCAGAGGAGGCAGAGATGAAGAGTGGGTATATGAGTTTGGTTGCTGCTGGGGTGGTGTGGAGTTGGTGAGGTGGTGGAAGATTGGCGCTGCTGAGTGCCATCTATGGCTGGCATGTCACCGAAGTAGCTGGGATGGTCGGGTGTCAGCGTGTTTACGGCGCACTGATCGACAGACAGGAGTGTCCGTCGTACTTCACGGGCTGGCCGTCGTGGTCAGAGTGAGAGTTGTGGATGGAGGAACGAGATGGAAGCCGCACTCGGAGAGTGCGGACCACGCCGCGCTGGGTGGGATGGCGGCGGTGGGGAAGTGGCGTGGTTTTGAATTGCTCTTTATCACTCCTGGATTTCGCCTTTGTTTAGACTGGGGTGATTGTTCGCTGGTTTCCTGTGGCGGGAGGTTGTGATCGAGGACGAGTTCGAGTAGGAGGACCCGTTCTCCGCTCTGCGAGCTACGAAGGGCAAGCCGAGAACGATTTAGACACCTACACACACGATTCGGACTCATGACCTGGCTGACTGAACATACGCTCCTGCCCGCAGACACCTGGCAACTTGTGCTGGCGGCGCTGGGGGCGATGTGCATTGGGATGTCGAAGGCGGGGCTGTCGGGGACGTCGACGCTGAATGTGGTGCTGATGGCGCAGATTTTTGGGGCGAAGCAGTCGGTGGGGGTGATCCTGCCGATGCTGATCGCGGCGGATTTCATGGGCTTCATCATCAACCGCAAGGGCGGGAGCTGGCGGAGGATCGTGCCGATGGTGCCGCCGGCGATTGCAGGGGTGGTGGTGGGCTGGCTGCTGCTGGGGAAGTTTGACAACTCGATGGCGCGCATTGTGATCGGGTGGATCATCATTGTGCTGCTGGTGTTTAACTATGTGCTGAACAAGCGGCGGCAGGATTTTCTGGCGCTGACGGAGCACCGGGTCTTTACGTGGTCGATGGGGTTTCTGGCCGGGGTGGTGACGATGCTGGCGAATGCAGCGGGGCCGGTGATGACGGTGTACCTGCTGGCACAGCATCTGGAGAAGAAGGAGTACCTGGGGGTGTTCAGCCGGTTCTTCCTGTTTATCAATCTATTCAAGGTGCCGTTCAGCACGGATCTGGGGATCATCAATGGGAGATCGCTGATGACGAATGTGACGCTGATGCCGTGCGTGGTGGTGGGGGTGGTGATTGGGTGGTGGATCCTGAAGCGGCTGCCGCAGAAGGTGTTTGAGAATGTGCTGTTCTGGCTGACGGCGTTTGCGGCGGTGTGGCTGATTCGGGGCTAGATGCTGGATGCTGGATGCTGGATGCTGGATGCTGGATGCTGGACGGCGGGGCGGGAAGAGGGGAAAGAGGAGG
Proteins encoded in this region:
- a CDS encoding DUF1549 domain-containing protein encodes the protein MNSASPTPSWLLWLRTAVILGALAVGICWGVAELLAPPVRLAGSASRLSKSAQADIQLAAAKVDAEFEKDWAQRQLQPVARADDLTIVRRLSLALTGSIPSLEEVRMLEALKEPDLPQWWLSHLLTDRRTSDYLAERLARVYVGIENGQFFIYRRRRLVEWLSDSIQQNRPYDQIARALIDSHGVWTTNPAVNFVSVTRENNKGPDEVKLAAKVSRAFLGVRIDCVQCHDGKLGSTWKQTDFHQLAAFFGQADFSLNGLHDDPKLSYKVRYLGQAEEAKVSPHVPWKPELLPAKGEPRTRLAAWVTAKENKAFARTIVNRMWALLFNRPLVSPVDEIPLDGPFPPGMEILADDFTTHRYDLQRLIRVIVSTRAFQMSSQSADPDHPVTTAAENAWAAFPVTRLRPEQMAGSVIQAASLSTIDSDTHVLFRIKRDIDVANFVKRYGDSGEDNFEDSGGTIPQRLLLMNGNMITNNTSGNPFINASTRISMLAPDTASAVEAAYLSIFTRRPTAAEAEHFKGLLASAKNTSTRSNAMSDLYWTLMNATEFSWNH
- a CDS encoding TSUP family transporter, with amino-acid sequence MLAALGAMCIGMSKAGLSGTSTLNVVLMAQIFGAKQSVGVILPMLIAADFMGFIINRKGGSWRRIVPMVPPAIAGVVVGWLLLGKFDNSMARIVIGWIIIVLLVFNYVLNKRRQDFLALTEHRVFTWSMGFLAGVVTMLANAAGPVMTVYLLAQHLEKKEYLGVFSRFFLFINLFKVPFSTDLGIINGRSLMTNVTLMPCVVVGVVIGWWILKRLPQKVFENVLFWLTAFAAVWLIRG
- a CDS encoding DUF4013 domain-containing protein, producing MTEPTPPPLPSAPVEAEPVPMQEKRGLLQKMGSALEWVFGFVALLVLVAACSVVPVLNFLSLGYLLHVSGTVARKGRFRDGFIGVRKAAVLGSIAAGTWIVVWPARLVSKMWKDAELIAPGSGMARAWHAGLVVVIAITLVHLFWSCVRGGKLRHFLWPQPLRFMRWLRTGQKFEGVQSRITDYVVGLHLPTYFWLGLRGFVGALAWLIVPVGILLAATRLPVGGSVLLSLLGGGLLLAVAIHLPFLQAQFAESGRFGAMFELREVRRLFLRAPLAFWFALIITLLFAVPLYLLKIELTPKELAWLPSLLFVIFIFPARVLTGWAMSRATRREEPRHWFARWTARLGMVPVAVFYTLVVYFTPYLSWNGAWSLLEQHAFLVPAPLMAL